From Scophthalmus maximus strain ysfricsl-2021 chromosome 14, ASM2237912v1, whole genome shotgun sequence, one genomic window encodes:
- the wdr75 gene encoding WD repeat-containing protein 75 produces the protein MVEHGDIRVVHRGGSKINFRDPVISHDSRLLLCASGECVKVFSTSTEECVHDLRGHTGLVTGLLLKPSNHLQVYSCSADGTVRLWDFTDGILIKTYVIGCPIYSIYASANHVGVIFVVTTTPSDRGSELFQLVAAHLPQSGDQLVEARELSAVIVDVSSNPAAIAFGKEGEFIASAKRLQLEVYFFKKQKSYRFFLKEDNKKGGRNTFTCVACHPTDDCIATGHEDGKIRLWRNFNQKKEYTYSTLHWHHNAVSSLCFTPEGTNLLSGGVESVLVQWRYNQESQKDFLPRLGGAITHINVSPDGALFCTSHSDNKITIIQSCVKVSAVIQGLVQGDSVKTDLMVDPRSKALVLNGKPGHLQFYSLQRDKLLYNLDIVQQEYIHEEGLQQFEVVKAAFNASGNWLATVEERQQKAAELELNLKLWEFDEQTQSFVLNTTISAPHEARITAMSFCLAADSQTTVLVSTSKDRHFKAWQLNAAAHTEDEGPSWSCEFVGAYHGLVPECCCFSADGSLLAVSFQEVVTVWSPSTWELLTTLSQPPGAVRDLCFGRLSCSKYLLGTTGNNLLCCWNLLTCSLEWSTVMDISLLLADPLSEDMAAFCCQDGCTDLFVFKPNEPRPLFSHKAVCSGKVARAVFAPREEMLESCVESSQWLNRSQLYFLTQYMDLMTFSTKAEEEQLMASSKQLVIDDSVAMTPFCLLLGKHRRQQENEDPLSSLTAERTPLPQGSAAIKELLQTPAHVLPSTSFLCSMFVRSLLISVTDSREEDKQVKEEMESEKEEEDSEGEMESSTSRPEAAAQGGQASESVAPPLTRAQVRELRRVKKLDHSWLSDILHT, from the exons ATGGTCGAGCACGGGGACATCCGCGTGGTCCACCGAGGGGGCAGTAAGATCAACTTCAGGGATCCTGTCATCAGCCACGACtccag GTTGCTCCTGTGCGCCTCGGGGGAGTGTGTGAAGGTGTTCAGCACCTCCACGGAGGAGTGTGTCCACGACCTGCGGGGCCACACCGGCCTGGTGACGGGACTGCTGCTCAAACCCTCCAACCACCTGCAG GTCTACTCGTGCTCAGCAGATGGCACTGTCAGACTGTGGGACTTCACAGATGGAATCCTCATTAAG ACTTATGTCATCGGATGCCCAATTTACTCCATCTATGCATCTGCAAACCATGTAGGAGTCATCTTTGTGGTCACCACCACGCCAAGTGACAGAGGATCTG aGTTGTTCCAGCTGGTTGCGGCCCATCTGCCGCAGAGCGGAGATCAGCTGGTAGAGGCCAGAGAGCTCTCTGCTGTGATTGTCGACGTCAGCTCGAACCCAGCGGCTATCGCCTTCGGGAAAGAG GGGGAGTTCATTGCTTCAGCGAAACGCCTGCAGCTGGAGGTCTACTTCTTCAAGAAACAGAAGTCATACAG GTTTTTCCTCAAAGAAGACAacaagaagggaggaaggaacaCATTCACGTGTGTGGCCTGTCACCCAACAGACGATTGCATCGCCACCGGGCACGAGGACGGAAAGATCCGCCTGTG GAGAAACTTCAACCAGAAGAAGGAGTACACGTACTCCACTCTCCACTGGCACCACAATGCTGTCAGCTCGCTGTGCTTCACTCCAGAAG GCACCAACCTGCTGAGTGGGGGTGTGGAGTCGGTGCTCGTCCAATGGCGATACAACCAAGAGAGCCAGAAAGACTTCCTGCCCCGCCTGGGTGGTGCCATCACACACATCAATGTCTCACCTGACGGAGCACTGTTCTGTACCTCACACAGTGACAACA AGATCACCATCATCCAAAGTTGTGTGAAAGTATCAGCCGTCATTCAGGGCCTGGTCCAAG GCGACAGTGTGAAGACGGACTTGATGGTGGATCCACGCAGCAAAGCCTTGGTGCTGAACGGTAAACCAGGCCACCTGCAGTTCTACTCCCTCCAACGAGACAAACTGCTGTACAAC CTGGACATCGTGCAGCAGGAGTACATCCATGAGGAGGGCCTGCAGCAGTTTGAGGTGGTCAAGGCGGCTTTCAACGCCTCTGGAAACTGGCTCGCGACAGTGGAAGAAAGACAACAGAAGGCCGCGGAGCTGGAGCTTAATTTGAAACTGTGGGAGTTTGATGAACAGACACAGAG TTTTGTGCTGAACACGACCATCTCGGCTCCCCACGAGGCCCGGATTACAGCCATGTCTTTCTGCCTGGCTGCCGACAGCCAGACCACCGTGCTGGTTTCCACCAGTAAGGACCGACACTTCAAAGCCTGGCAGCTGAATGCAGCGGCCCACACAGAGG ATGAGGGTCCCTCCTGGTCCTGTGAGTTTGTCGGAGCCTATCACGGGCTGGTGCCAGAGTGCTGCTGTTTCTCAGCCGATGGTTCTCTGCTGGCGGTCAGCTTCCAGGAGGTGGTGACCGTGTGGAGCCCGTCCACCTGGGAGCTGCTGACCACTCTGTCCCAGCCGCCAGGCGCCGTCAG GGACCTTTGTTTCGGGCGACTGAGCTGTTCCAAGTATCTGCTGGGAACCACGGGAAACAACCTGCTCTGCTGCTGGAACCTCCTCACCTGCTCCC TGGAGTGGAGCACCGTCATGGACATCAGCCTGCTGCTGGCGGACCCCCTCTCTGAGGACATGGCTGCCTTCTGCTGTCAGGATGGATGCACCGACT tgtttgtgtttaagcCAAATGAGCCTAGGCCACTGTTTTCCCATAAGGCGGTGTGTTCAGGGAAGGTTGCTCGGGCGGTCTTCGCTCCACGCGAGGAGATGCTGGAGAGCTGTGTGGAGAGCAGCCAGTGGCTTAATCGCTCGCAGCTCTACTTCCTCACTCAGTACATG GACCTCATGACGTTCAGCACcaaggcagaggaggagcaacTGATGGCCTCCAGCAAACAG CTTGTGATAGATGACAGCGTCGCCATGACACCGTTCTGCCTGTTGCTGGGGAAACACAGGCGGCAGCAGGAAAATGAAGACCCTCTGAGCAGCCTGACAGCCGAGAGAACCCCTCTGCCACAAGGCTCTGCTGCGATAAAGGAG ctgctgcagaccCCAGCCCACGTGCTGCCCTCCACCTCGTTCCTCTGCTCCATGTTTGTACGGTCTCTGCTCATCTCCGTCACAGACTCCAG ggaggaagacaaacaagtaaaggaggaaatggagagcgagaaagaggaagaggattcTGAAGGGGAAATGGAATCCAGCACCTCGAGGCCCGAGGCAGCGGCGCAGGGAGGCCAGGCCTCGGAGTCGGTGGCCCCCCCCCTGACCAGAGCCCAGGTTAGGGAACTGAGGAGAGTGAAGAAACTGGATCACAGCTGGCTGTCGGACATTCTGCACACGTGA